The following are from one region of the Camarhynchus parvulus chromosome 3, STF_HiC, whole genome shotgun sequence genome:
- the PEX13 gene encoding peroxisome biogenesis factor 13: MAATPPPKPWESRRLPGTATAFQSADLGDNLLSRPGQPTVARIPPPILPRPSQQTASSSLSAFRPAYSSSFSPAYGSYGSSFYGSYSPYSYGYGGLGYNRFRAEAIPPSRFVQQAEESSRGAFQSIESIVHAFASVSMMMDATFSAVYNSFRAVLDVANHFSRLKIHFTKVFSAFALVRTIRYLYQRLQRLLGLRQSCDNEDLWAESEGKVACAGFEDKVANSAKSWPIFLFFAVILGGPYLIWKLLSTYSEEETVSSNWASGEDDHIVGRAEYDFNALSEEEISFRAGDMLRLAPKEQQPKIRGWLLASYNGQTTGLVPANYIKILGKRRGRRTVDLERIAEQRPAFPSTAVTGAPAAAAVTLEEQEAAFETVFAGSSKVPAASDSAVAGGEKQEL; the protein is encoded by the exons ATGGCGGCGACGCCGCCGCCCAAACCCTGGGAGTCGCGGCGGCTGCCGGGCACCGCGACCGCCTTCCA GTCTGCTGACTTGGGTGACAACCTGCTGAGCAGGCCTGGCCAGCCCACGGTGGCACGGATCCCCCCGCCCATCTTACCAAGACCATCCCAGCAGACGGCGAGCAGCAGCCTGAGCGCTTTCAGGCCAGCctacagcagctccttctcaCCAGCCTATGGCTCCTATGGCTCCTCTTTCTATGGAAGCTACAGTCCCTACAGCTATGGCTACGGGGGGCTGGGCTATAACCGCTTCCGTGCCGAGGCCATTCCCCCCAGCAGGTTTGTGCAGCAGGCTGAGGAGAGCAGCCGGGGCGCCTTCCAGTCCATCGAGAGCATCGTGCACGCCTTCGCCTCCGTCAGCATGATGATGGATGCCACCTTCTCCGCCGTCTACAACAGCTTCAGGGCCGTGCTGGATGTGGCCAACCACTTCTCCCGCCTCAAAATCCACTTCACCAAGGTGTTCTCAGCCTTTGCTCTCGTGAGAACTATCAGGTACCTCTACCAGCGCCTGCAGCGCCTGCTGGGTCTGCGGCAGAGCTGCGACAACGAAGATTTGTGGGCTGAGAGCGAGGGCAAAGTGGCTTGTGCTGGCTTTGAAGACAAGGTGGCTAACTCTGCGAAATCCTGGCccattttcttgttctttgctGTTATACTGGGAGGCCCCTACCTGATTTGGAAGCTGCTTTCTACATACAGTGAGGAAGAAACAG TGTCTAGTAACTGGGCGAGTGGAGAAGATGACCACATAGTTGGAAGAGCAGAATATGATTTCAATGCTCTCTcagaagaagaaatttctttccGTGCTGGTGACATGCTAAGATTAGCACCCAAAG AACAACAACCCAAGATCCGTGGTTGGCTCCTGGCTAGTTACAACGGCCAAACAACGGGACTCGTGCCAGCTAATTACATCAAAATCCTGGGCAAAAGAAGAGGTAGGAGAACAGTGGACCTGGAGAGGATTGCAGAGCAGAGgccagcctttcccagcacagctgtgacaggagcccctgctgctgctgctgtgactttggaggagcaggaggcagctttTGAAACT